One Sediminibacillus dalangtanensis genomic region harbors:
- a CDS encoding YwhD family protein, protein MSEEQPSQKKKNQFTIMKDDSTDGHGGYGVGSISLENISPVIIDPAEDRAFVDMGAMHARSEVERRVKFLPDKEAVPNGKLYWIVWVTVEKKDSGSYYHGVAGSEIRVDRSIKRAYKSMPEHVNHMDKSMKGQVIVDHMDEHSKKLLGDFLRDFNKEMWENSADELKQALPE, encoded by the coding sequence ATGAGTGAAGAGCAACCTTCCCAAAAGAAAAAGAATCAATTCACCATCATGAAAGATGATTCCACCGACGGTCATGGTGGGTATGGTGTTGGCTCGATCAGTTTAGAAAACATTTCGCCGGTGATCATCGATCCAGCTGAAGACCGAGCGTTTGTCGATATGGGAGCCATGCACGCCCGCAGTGAAGTTGAGCGGCGGGTTAAATTTTTGCCGGATAAAGAGGCGGTTCCGAATGGCAAGCTGTATTGGATTGTCTGGGTAACCGTCGAAAAAAAAGACTCCGGTTCTTATTACCATGGAGTGGCAGGTAGCGAAATACGTGTGGACCGATCAATCAAGCGTGCCTATAAATCAATGCCGGAACATGTGAACCATATGGATAAATCCATGAAAGGCCAAGTGATTGTCGACCATATGGATGAGCACTCGAAAAAACTGCTGGGCGATTTTCTTCGTGATTTCAACAAAGAAATGTGGGAAAACTCCGCTGATGAGTTGAAACAGGCCCTTCCTGAGTAA
- a CDS encoding 2-hydroxymuconate tautomerase: MPYVTVKMLEGRNDEQKKALVEKVTEAVVETTGASKDKVAVFIEEMSKSDYAVGGKRLSDE; this comes from the coding sequence ATGCCATATGTAACAGTAAAAATGCTGGAAGGCAGAAACGATGAACAGAAGAAAGCACTCGTGGAAAAAGTGACAGAAGCCGTCGTTGAAACTACCGGCGCTTCCAAAGACAAAGTCGCCGTCTTTATTGAAGAAATGAGCAAAAGCGATTATGCCGTTGGCGGAAAACGACTGAGTGACGAATAG
- a CDS encoding transglycosylase domain-containing protein has product MISFIKKQLKKIENKSLRRVILSVLLAGSAVVLAVVAIYSTALVLGPPPLSKGGNTIYYSDEEKVIGEEHGPESRYWVSLDEMSPMLIKAALTTEDKRFYSHHGLDVKRILSAAWNDLQALSKVQGASTITQQLARNLYLSHEKTWARKLKEAFYAIRLEMFYDKKEILEGYLNTIYYGHGAYGVEAASRYFFDKSAKQLDLAEAALLTGIPKGPSYYSPYRHLDNAKNRQEQILGSLEQSGLISEDEQYLAARQTIQLTEHADEAENKTAPYFLDTVLAELQDILDMDAEAIRSGGYQVYTTLNLEQQQQMEEAVNKSISDSSELQVGAVAQNPKNGAVKAMVGGRNYADSQYNRVTQAKRMPGSSFKPFLYYAALENGYTPVTSLLSKPTSFELEDGTVYQPSNYNGYYANEPITLAQALALSDNVYAVKTNLFLGPKELVETAKKFGIEEDFEAVPSLALGTGAVTVNEMAAAYGMLANGGKSVEPFTIKKVTDSHGKVLYAREKQDSSPVLDPVSTFILTDLMTGMFDESLNGYMRVTGASIADGLTRSYSGKSGTTKTDNWMVGFSPDLVTSVWTGFDENKPVENTNDLQAAKSIWAGFMEKAHADLPFHAFPVPDGVVGAYVDPVSGELATPYCDQHRLMYFAKGTEPTSYCSLHHDETNENQEQLPEEEDGEQDSGWKRWFKWLSRS; this is encoded by the coding sequence ATGATTTCTTTTATAAAAAAACAACTTAAAAAAATTGAAAACAAATCGCTGCGCCGGGTGATCCTTTCGGTTCTGCTGGCAGGATCGGCCGTTGTACTGGCTGTTGTGGCCATTTATTCCACGGCGCTGGTGCTCGGCCCGCCTCCTCTGAGCAAGGGAGGGAATACCATCTATTACAGTGATGAGGAAAAAGTCATCGGTGAAGAACATGGTCCGGAGAGCAGGTATTGGGTCAGTCTGGATGAAATGTCCCCCATGCTGATAAAAGCTGCATTAACTACAGAAGATAAACGGTTTTACTCCCACCACGGTCTGGATGTAAAACGCATCCTTTCAGCAGCCTGGAATGATTTACAGGCATTATCCAAGGTACAGGGAGCAAGCACCATTACACAGCAGTTGGCAAGAAATTTGTACTTATCCCATGAAAAAACCTGGGCTCGAAAGCTGAAGGAAGCCTTTTATGCGATTCGTCTGGAAATGTTCTATGATAAAAAAGAAATCCTCGAAGGCTACCTCAATACGATTTATTACGGCCATGGCGCATATGGTGTAGAAGCAGCCAGCAGGTATTTCTTTGACAAATCCGCCAAGCAGCTTGATTTAGCCGAAGCAGCATTGCTGACAGGAATCCCGAAAGGACCTTCCTATTACTCGCCATATCGACACTTGGACAATGCGAAGAATCGGCAGGAGCAAATCTTGGGTTCATTGGAACAGTCCGGTCTTATATCGGAGGACGAGCAGTACCTTGCAGCCAGGCAAACAATCCAATTGACTGAACACGCTGACGAAGCAGAGAACAAAACGGCACCTTATTTCCTCGATACAGTACTGGCGGAACTGCAGGACATACTGGACATGGACGCAGAGGCCATCCGTTCCGGCGGATACCAAGTATATACCACGCTCAACCTTGAACAACAGCAGCAAATGGAGGAAGCCGTCAACAAGTCAATCAGCGATTCCTCTGAGCTTCAGGTCGGGGCTGTAGCCCAGAACCCGAAAAACGGTGCTGTCAAGGCAATGGTGGGAGGCAGGAACTATGCCGACAGCCAGTACAATCGTGTCACCCAGGCTAAGCGAATGCCAGGTTCCTCTTTTAAACCGTTTTTGTATTATGCAGCCTTGGAAAATGGTTATACTCCCGTAACCTCCCTGCTCAGTAAACCGACTAGTTTTGAACTGGAAGACGGAACGGTCTACCAGCCAAGTAATTACAACGGTTACTATGCCAATGAACCGATTACGTTGGCTCAGGCGTTAGCGTTATCGGATAACGTTTATGCAGTAAAAACGAACCTTTTCTTGGGCCCGAAGGAACTAGTAGAAACAGCCAAAAAATTCGGGATTGAAGAGGATTTTGAGGCAGTACCATCATTAGCGCTGGGAACAGGAGCGGTCACCGTCAATGAAATGGCTGCCGCATACGGCATGCTTGCCAATGGAGGCAAGTCAGTAGAACCTTTCACTATCAAAAAAGTGACCGATTCACACGGCAAAGTCCTATATGCACGGGAAAAACAGGATTCCTCTCCTGTATTGGATCCGGTAAGCACGTTTATCCTGACCGATTTGATGACCGGCATGTTCGATGAATCGCTTAACGGATATATGCGGGTAACCGGTGCATCGATTGCCGACGGATTAACCCGCTCCTATTCCGGCAAGTCAGGGACAACCAAGACAGATAACTGGATGGTGGGATTTAGCCCCGACCTTGTTACAAGTGTATGGACTGGCTTCGATGAAAACAAACCAGTGGAAAATACCAATGATTTGCAAGCAGCTAAATCCATCTGGGCGGGATTCATGGAAAAGGCCCATGCCGACCTGCCGTTTCATGCTTTCCCGGTACCGGACGGGGTGGTTGGGGCTTATGTTGATCCTGTTTCTGGCGAATTGGCCACTCCTTATTGTGACCAACACCGGTTAATGTATTTTGCCAAAGGGACAGAGCCGACCAGTTACTGTTCGCTTCATCATGATGAAACAAATGAGAATCAGGAGCAATTGCCGGAAGAAGAGGACGGGGAACAGGACAGCGGCTGGAAGCGTTGGTTTAAATGGCTGTCCAGAAGCTAA
- a CDS encoding lipoate--protein ligase family protein, whose translation MEDWKQLFSGTVRYIDQRGKSARDDAIASFAYDDALAISVGNGTSPPAARLWVHDKTIILGIPDAKLPNVDAAIQWLEDHGYQAVVRNSGGLAVVLDAGVLNLSFILPDAKEIGIHEGYQFMVTFIQDLFRNLTTEIKAFEIKGSYCPGDYDLSIDGRKFAGISQRRVKNGSAVQIYLCVEGSGRERAELIRQFYEIGMKGQPNKFDYPKVKPETMASLAELLSIQLTVDDVCKWIYQALDSVSISITEQSLDNAEQQTFEKRLEQMKDRNIKALGN comes from the coding sequence ATGGAAGATTGGAAACAACTGTTCAGTGGAACAGTCCGCTATATCGACCAGCGCGGGAAGTCAGCCAGAGATGATGCGATCGCTTCCTTTGCTTACGATGATGCACTGGCTATTTCTGTAGGTAACGGGACTTCTCCTCCGGCAGCGAGACTTTGGGTTCACGATAAAACCATCATTCTCGGCATTCCGGATGCAAAGTTACCTAACGTGGATGCAGCCATCCAATGGCTCGAGGATCACGGCTACCAAGCAGTCGTCCGAAATTCCGGAGGACTTGCGGTCGTCCTTGATGCAGGCGTTCTCAACCTGTCCTTTATTTTACCGGATGCCAAAGAAATTGGGATCCACGAGGGCTACCAATTCATGGTCACGTTCATCCAGGATTTGTTCCGGAACCTAACGACTGAAATAAAAGCTTTCGAAATAAAAGGTTCTTACTGTCCGGGTGATTATGATCTAAGTATTGATGGACGAAAATTCGCCGGTATTTCCCAGCGACGTGTCAAAAATGGTTCAGCTGTTCAAATTTACCTTTGTGTAGAAGGAAGCGGACGCGAACGGGCCGAACTGATCCGTCAATTTTATGAGATCGGGATGAAAGGGCAACCCAATAAATTTGACTATCCTAAAGTGAAGCCGGAAACCATGGCCTCGCTCGCTGAACTGCTTTCCATCCAGCTAACGGTTGATGATGTGTGCAAGTGGATTTACCAGGCTCTAGATTCTGTGAGCATATCGATTACCGAACAATCCCTGGACAACGCTGAACAGCAAACGTTCGAAAAAAGGCTGGAACAAATGAAGGATCGAAACATCAAAGCACTGGGAAATTGA
- the menC gene encoding o-succinylbenzoate synthase yields MDLKNPFQTSFGTFSTKDFFIVEAVDGNGNSGFGESVAFPVPWYTEETVATTEHVIKDFLLPLLFKKSIRHPDEISSRFSVIRRNNMAKAAVEGAVWDLYAKRQGLSLAAALGGERHWVESGVSIGIQPSVSKLLAVMEHHLEEGYKRIKLKIKPGMDVAVLREVRRHFPDVQLMADANSAYTLQDVDILKRLDEFGLTMIEQPLGHDDIYEHSILQSKLETPICLDESISSLTDARAAVKLGSCRVINLKIGRVGGLSETKKIHDFCREKNIPVWCGGMLEAGVGRAHNIAIASLPQFLYPGDISASERYWRKDIITPPVILQNGEITIKDIPGIGYDIDWQALESNRIERQVHLRQ; encoded by the coding sequence ATGGACTTGAAAAATCCATTCCAAACCAGTTTCGGTACGTTCTCCACTAAAGACTTTTTTATCGTGGAAGCTGTAGACGGAAATGGAAATAGTGGTTTTGGCGAGTCGGTCGCCTTTCCGGTCCCTTGGTATACGGAAGAAACAGTGGCGACAACCGAACATGTAATCAAGGACTTTTTACTGCCATTGTTGTTCAAGAAATCCATTCGCCATCCAGACGAAATCAGCAGCCGGTTTTCGGTGATCCGCCGCAACAATATGGCAAAGGCAGCAGTGGAAGGAGCGGTTTGGGACTTATATGCTAAGCGACAGGGATTGTCGCTCGCCGCTGCATTGGGCGGGGAACGACATTGGGTAGAGTCAGGTGTCAGTATTGGAATCCAACCGTCCGTTTCCAAGCTGCTTGCTGTTATGGAACATCATCTGGAGGAAGGCTATAAGCGGATAAAATTGAAAATCAAACCCGGAATGGATGTAGCAGTCCTTCGGGAAGTACGCCGCCATTTTCCCGATGTCCAGCTGATGGCTGACGCAAATTCTGCTTATACACTTCAAGATGTTGATATATTAAAGCGGCTGGACGAATTCGGTTTGACGATGATCGAACAACCACTTGGTCACGATGACATTTATGAACATTCCATTCTACAAAGCAAGCTGGAGACCCCGATATGCCTGGATGAAAGCATCAGTTCCCTAACAGATGCTAGGGCAGCTGTCAAACTGGGAAGCTGCCGGGTAATCAACCTTAAAATCGGCCGGGTAGGCGGCTTGAGTGAAACGAAAAAAATACATGACTTCTGCCGGGAAAAGAACATACCTGTCTGGTGCGGGGGGATGCTGGAAGCAGGTGTGGGGCGCGCCCATAACATTGCTATTGCTAGTCTGCCGCAGTTTTTGTATCCTGGGGATATTTCTGCATCGGAACGCTATTGGCGCAAGGATATTATTACACCGCCAGTTATATTGCAAAATGGTGAAATCACGATAAAAGACATTCCTGGTATTGGGTATGACATCGATTGGCAGGCCTTAGAATCGAATCGGATAGAGCGGCAGGTCCATCTGCGGCAGTAA
- the pta gene encoding phosphate acetyltransferase, translating to MSDLFVSLKDKVKSDSKRIVFPEGLDERILTAASQLGAEGILKPVLIGNEEKVVQKAQELQVDVSASEIIDPQNYAAFDDMVASFVERRKGKNTEEQAREMLLDENYFGTMLVYMGKADGLVSGAAHSTADTVRPALQIIKTKPGIKKTSGVFIMVKEEEKYIFADCAINIAPDSQDLAEIAGASAETAKLFDIDPRVAMLSFSTKGSAKSEETEKVAEAVKIAKEQNPDLPLDGEFQFDAAFVPAVAEKKAPGSELKGDANVFIFPGLEAGNIGYKIAQRLGNFDAVGPILQGLNQPVNDLSRGCVADDVYKLAIITAAQAL from the coding sequence ATGAGTGATTTATTTGTAAGTTTAAAAGATAAAGTGAAATCAGATAGTAAGCGAATCGTATTCCCTGAAGGTTTGGACGAGCGCATTTTGACAGCTGCAAGCCAGCTTGGTGCGGAAGGGATTCTAAAACCTGTATTAATCGGAAATGAAGAAAAAGTAGTACAGAAAGCGCAGGAGCTTCAAGTGGACGTTTCGGCTTCTGAAATAATCGACCCACAAAATTATGCCGCATTTGACGACATGGTGGCAAGCTTCGTAGAACGCCGCAAAGGAAAAAACACGGAAGAACAAGCAAGAGAAATGCTGCTCGACGAAAACTATTTTGGTACGATGCTTGTTTATATGGGAAAAGCTGATGGACTGGTCAGCGGAGCTGCCCATTCTACTGCAGATACCGTTCGTCCTGCGTTGCAAATTATTAAAACGAAGCCGGGAATCAAAAAAACTTCTGGTGTATTTATCATGGTGAAAGAAGAAGAAAAGTATATTTTCGCGGACTGCGCCATCAACATTGCGCCGGATAGTCAGGATTTGGCAGAAATAGCTGGAGCCAGCGCGGAAACTGCTAAGCTTTTCGATATCGATCCGCGCGTTGCCATGCTGAGCTTTTCTACGAAAGGTTCCGCTAAATCGGAAGAAACAGAGAAGGTGGCTGAGGCTGTTAAAATCGCCAAAGAACAAAACCCTGATCTGCCATTGGATGGTGAATTTCAGTTTGATGCGGCCTTTGTGCCGGCAGTAGCAGAGAAGAAGGCACCCGGTTCCGAACTGAAAGGGGATGCGAATGTATTTATTTTCCCTGGACTTGAAGCCGGAAACATCGGTTATAAAATCGCCCAGCGGCTAGGTAATTTTGATGCAGTCGGTCCGATTCTGCAAGGACTGAACCAGCCGGTCAACGACTTGTCCCGCGGTTGTGTGGCGGATGACGTTTACAAACTGGCGATCATCACGGCTGCTCAAGCTTTATAA
- a CDS encoding YwgA family protein, translating to MLENHARIMKFFSTADEVVGRKKLQKMIYILKKCDIPFEEKYEFHFYGPYSEELTLRVEELCNLGFISEVKEDKSNYYQYRYRVTEQGEEFLNHSQVELPPLENMINNMKEKSSRFLELVSTMLYFDDLSKQEVEEKVQTVKKTQNYQETEIVEAWEFIENLRRQSLH from the coding sequence ATGTTAGAAAATCACGCCAGAATCATGAAGTTTTTCTCGACGGCAGACGAAGTTGTCGGCAGGAAAAAGCTGCAGAAAATGATTTACATACTGAAGAAGTGCGACATTCCATTCGAGGAAAAATACGAGTTTCACTTCTACGGACCATATTCAGAGGAATTGACCCTCCGCGTGGAAGAGCTTTGCAATCTTGGGTTTATTTCCGAGGTGAAGGAAGATAAAAGTAACTATTACCAATACCGTTATCGTGTAACGGAGCAGGGAGAAGAGTTTTTAAACCATTCACAAGTGGAACTCCCGCCGCTTGAAAACATGATTAACAATATGAAGGAAAAAAGCTCCCGATTTCTCGAACTGGTATCTACGATGCTGTACTTCGATGACTTGTCCAAACAAGAAGTGGAAGAAAAAGTCCAAACCGTCAAAAAAACCCAAAACTATCAGGAGACAGAGATTGTCGAAGCATGGGAATTCATCGAGAACCTTCGCCGGCAATCACTCCACTGA
- the hemQ gene encoding hydrogen peroxide-dependent heme synthase: MPEAVETMDGWYCLHDLRTIDWTSWKLATSDERQAAIHEFQQLLEKWEQVEQNRNGSHALYTIVGQKADFLLMLLRPTLEELNQIETEFNKSKLAEFTKPAYSYVSVVELSKYRPSKDGEDPEQKPETQARLKPTLPKWQYICFYPMDKRRQGDDNWYMLPFEDRGKLMYEHSKTGRKYAGKIRQIITGSMGLDDWEWGVTLFAHDSLEIKKLVYEMRFDEVSARYGEFGPFYVGSILTPEQLPSFLQI, encoded by the coding sequence ATGCCAGAAGCAGTTGAAACAATGGACGGCTGGTATTGTTTACATGACTTACGTACAATAGACTGGACTTCCTGGAAGCTTGCGACAAGTGACGAACGGCAAGCTGCCATCCACGAATTTCAGCAGCTCCTAGAAAAGTGGGAGCAAGTCGAACAAAATCGCAACGGCAGCCATGCCTTATATACAATAGTCGGGCAAAAAGCTGACTTTCTGTTAATGTTGTTACGTCCGACTTTGGAAGAATTGAATCAAATCGAGACAGAATTTAACAAAAGCAAGCTAGCTGAATTCACGAAACCTGCTTATTCCTATGTATCGGTCGTCGAGCTTTCCAAGTACAGACCAAGCAAAGACGGCGAGGATCCGGAACAAAAGCCGGAAACCCAGGCGCGGCTGAAGCCGACGCTTCCAAAATGGCAGTATATCTGCTTCTATCCAATGGACAAGCGCCGCCAGGGGGACGACAACTGGTACATGCTTCCGTTTGAAGACCGCGGCAAGCTGATGTACGAGCATAGTAAAACAGGCAGAAAGTATGCAGGGAAAATCCGGCAAATCATCACAGGATCCATGGGATTGGACGATTGGGAATGGGGCGTTACGTTGTTCGCTCACGATTCACTGGAAATCAAAAAGCTCGTTTATGAAATGCGCTTTGACGAAGTAAGTGCCCGCTACGGCGAATTCGGTCCATTCTATGTCGGCAGCATTTTAACTCCTGAACAACTACCATCGTTCCTGCAAATTTAA
- a CDS encoding HD domain-containing protein: MAYKDEQLSEEKVFKDPVHRYIHVKDQVIWDLIGTREFQRLRRIKQLGTSFLTFHGAEHSRFNHSLGVYEIVRRILFNFENRPNWNNDERLLCLCAALLHDLGHGPFSHSFEKVFKLDHEDFTKKIVLGDTEINKILTRVGKGFAQDVADVINKTYENKLVVSLISSQIDADRMDYLQRDAYFTGVSYGHFDMERILRVMRPMEDQVVIKQTGMHAVEDYIMSRYQMYWQVYFHPVTRSAEVILSKILHRAKHLYEQHYQFKQKPTHFLSFFAESVDLEDYLRLDESIVLYYFQAWLEEADPVLRDLCERFINRRLFKYIEFNPNQQMTEWMELYKLFQAIDIDPEYYLVVDSSSDLPYDFYRPGEEEERLPIHLLQPKNDELKELSRQSDIVEAISGKKRTDHKLYFPLDVLEQLPADRPEKARIFEILFG, encoded by the coding sequence ATGGCATATAAAGATGAGCAGTTAAGTGAAGAAAAAGTGTTTAAAGACCCTGTACATAGGTATATCCACGTCAAAGATCAAGTGATTTGGGATTTGATCGGCACAAGGGAATTTCAAAGGCTCCGCAGGATAAAGCAGCTGGGCACTTCTTTTTTAACGTTCCACGGAGCTGAACACAGCAGGTTTAACCATTCGCTCGGCGTTTATGAAATTGTCCGGCGGATATTGTTCAACTTTGAAAACCGACCGAACTGGAATAACGATGAACGGCTGTTATGCTTGTGTGCTGCCTTGCTGCACGATTTGGGGCATGGTCCGTTCTCTCATTCCTTCGAAAAAGTATTTAAGCTGGATCATGAGGACTTCACCAAAAAAATCGTCCTAGGCGATACCGAAATCAATAAAATCCTGACACGTGTCGGAAAGGGATTTGCACAGGACGTAGCTGATGTTATCAATAAAACCTATGAAAACAAATTGGTCGTCAGTTTGATATCCAGCCAAATCGATGCAGATCGGATGGACTACCTGCAACGGGATGCCTATTTCACCGGAGTAAGCTATGGACATTTCGATATGGAAAGAATATTACGGGTTATGCGGCCAATGGAGGATCAAGTCGTCATCAAGCAGACAGGAATGCATGCGGTGGAAGATTACATCATGAGCCGTTATCAAATGTATTGGCAGGTTTACTTTCACCCTGTCACCAGAAGCGCAGAGGTGATTTTGTCGAAAATTCTCCATCGTGCCAAACATTTATACGAGCAACATTATCAATTTAAGCAGAAGCCGACCCATTTTCTCTCGTTTTTTGCGGAAAGCGTCGATTTAGAGGACTATCTGCGGCTTGATGAATCGATTGTCCTCTATTATTTTCAAGCCTGGCTGGAAGAAGCTGACCCCGTTTTGCGCGATTTGTGTGAACGATTTATCAACCGGCGCTTGTTTAAATATATCGAGTTCAACCCGAATCAGCAAATGACAGAGTGGATGGAATTATACAAGCTGTTTCAGGCCATCGACATCGATCCGGAATACTACCTGGTTGTCGATTCCTCCTCTGATCTCCCGTATGATTTTTATCGTCCCGGCGAGGAAGAGGAACGGCTCCCGATTCACTTATTACAGCCGAAAAACGATGAATTGAAAGAACTATCACGCCAGTCGGATATTGTCGAAGCAATTTCCGGCAAAAAACGCACAGATCATAAGTTGTATTTCCCACTGGATGTGCTGGAACAGCTCCCGGCAGATAGACCCGAAAAAGCGCGGATTTTTGAAATATTATTCGGATAA
- a CDS encoding ABC transporter permease subunit, which produces MKLIKFLGYYILGLFGIVALSSAPSLLQGNGLVDVGLYAENTWKLAREIVQPENWVYQFRQEQLNVFAFLWDPYFYSMRILGAALLLGFGLALILALLTQLLPKMLIRVVKRILVLLEAIPDLMVAFLLQMFIVYIFKQTGVHLMKFVTLGDERIYIAPITVLAVLPMISLFRVILLLMEEELTKDYVDFALSKGIRHNAIIAVHVLRNILKSTFYHSKIILWGTLSSLFVIEYIFNIRGLFSFVMEDFRPMVIAAALIMVFTPFYILYQGIEIFTEKTALQMNDKKFIHTFSKPTSLSWKQRLGDYVKGIAAHFRNKRFLVGFAVIFAILAVSVIHTVIHEEPVQNFTLIYDEDGNLLSSKPHPPSKYVLLGTDQNGYSILDQLLTGAKYTILFAGAIALLRMVLGFLLAVPYALFIKERWKRRIERFVDSFHFLPLSVIAVILLAPVLTGTTSGFEYSFTERILVEAGVLTLLVVPLTTVLIGNEIRLITRTEYIDGARVLGGNSNHILFRHIMPHLHSKLGIIFGQQFIQVLLILIHLGLFNIFLGGTSIMLNESYKAWPYSVTFEWSGIISGSRNAFMSGHEWIVVPVFVAFIVLILAMQLIIEGIQEVQQRRVGVRIEKQRWFGARHKLQPPGKSFEREPSPEQFGFVGQENIGRSENHG; this is translated from the coding sequence GTGAAACTAATAAAATTCCTTGGCTATTATATACTTGGCTTGTTTGGCATCGTGGCGTTGAGTTCCGCTCCGAGCTTGCTTCAGGGTAATGGCCTTGTCGATGTGGGATTATATGCAGAAAACACATGGAAACTGGCCAGAGAAATAGTACAGCCTGAAAATTGGGTATACCAATTCAGACAAGAACAGTTGAACGTTTTTGCTTTTTTGTGGGATCCTTACTTTTATTCCATGCGCATTCTCGGTGCCGCACTATTGCTTGGTTTTGGTCTGGCACTGATCCTGGCACTGCTAACCCAGCTGCTGCCCAAAATGCTTATTCGTGTAGTAAAACGAATCTTAGTACTCTTAGAAGCAATACCCGATTTAATGGTGGCTTTTTTGCTGCAAATGTTTATCGTTTATATCTTCAAGCAGACAGGAGTTCACCTGATGAAGTTCGTTACCCTTGGAGACGAACGGATTTACATAGCACCAATCACTGTGTTGGCAGTTTTGCCGATGATTTCTCTTTTCCGCGTTATTTTGTTGCTGATGGAGGAAGAATTGACCAAGGATTATGTGGATTTTGCACTCAGCAAAGGGATCAGGCACAATGCCATCATCGCTGTTCATGTGCTACGGAATATATTGAAGAGTACTTTCTATCATTCAAAGATCATTTTATGGGGCACTTTGTCCAGTTTATTTGTAATCGAATATATATTCAATATTCGTGGACTGTTCAGTTTCGTGATGGAAGATTTCCGTCCGATGGTGATTGCGGCTGCTTTGATCATGGTATTTACGCCGTTTTATATCCTTTACCAGGGTATCGAGATTTTCACCGAGAAAACAGCATTGCAAATGAATGATAAAAAGTTCATCCACACCTTTTCCAAGCCCACTAGCCTCTCGTGGAAACAACGACTCGGGGATTATGTAAAGGGTATTGCCGCTCATTTCAGAAATAAGAGGTTCCTGGTCGGTTTTGCCGTTATTTTTGCTATATTGGCTGTCAGTGTCATACACACTGTCATCCATGAAGAACCGGTGCAAAATTTCACGTTGATTTATGATGAGGATGGAAATCTGCTCAGCAGCAAGCCGCATCCGCCATCGAAGTATGTCCTGTTGGGGACAGACCAGAACGGATACAGCATCCTCGATCAGTTGTTGACCGGAGCCAAATATACGATTCTTTTTGCCGGTGCTATTGCGCTGTTAAGAATGGTACTTGGTTTTTTACTGGCAGTTCCTTATGCATTGTTCATCAAAGAGCGGTGGAAACGCAGAATAGAGCGGTTTGTCGATAGTTTTCATTTCCTGCCTTTGAGTGTGATTGCCGTGATTTTACTTGCTCCCGTATTGACTGGTACCACTTCCGGTTTTGAATACTCGTTTACAGAACGGATTTTAGTCGAAGCCGGGGTACTGACCTTGCTGGTTGTTCCGTTGACGACCGTGTTGATCGGGAATGAAATCCGTTTGATCACTAGGACCGAATATATAGACGGTGCACGTGTTTTAGGCGGGAATTCCAACCACATATTGTTCCGCCATATTATGCCCCATCTTCATTCCAAACTGGGGATTATCTTCGGGCAGCAGTTTATACAGGTCCTGTTGATTCTTATTCATCTCGGTTTGTTCAATATATTTCTTGGTGGCACTAGTATCATGCTGAATGAATCCTATAAAGCGTGGCCATATTCGGTGACCTTTGAGTGGTCGGGAATTATCAGTGGTTCGCGTAATGCGTTTATGAGTGGACATGAATGGATTGTTGTTCCTGTTTTTGTGGCGTTTATTGTATTGATACTCGCCATGCAGTTGATCATAGAAGGCATTCAGGAAGTGCAGCAGAGGCGGGTAGGGGTGCGTATAGAGAAGCAGCGCTGGTTCGGTGCCCGGCATAAACTGCAGCCTCCAGGGAAATCATTTGAAAGAGAGCCGTCCCCAGAACAGTTCGGCTTCGTCGGGCAGGAAAACATCGGACGAAGTGAAAATCATGGCTAA